In Camelus dromedarius isolate mCamDro1 chromosome 28, mCamDro1.pat, whole genome shotgun sequence, a genomic segment contains:
- the MRO gene encoding protein maestro isoform X1 — MLGQPLSIPTAQPKKKRTPMMSFFSKVSWKLRLQKREPLKNAVFILAERAQDASVKKRHMAMRGLGTMACERPDKVRKYKKIVLDLLVHGLYDPVSSEVIHESVKTLTIILGKMQGKGLGSFFIDITLQARTLLDDENDSLRYSAFVLFGQLAAFAGRKWKSFFTSQVKQTQDSLLTHLQDRNPQVAKACKTTFRACSPYLRQRKEYGFQSEEDQRNPKLCRQLVSERGQERFSQDPCPRVLMQKVIRQTPREFSP; from the exons GTCTcttggaaactgaggctccagaagCGGGAACCTCTGAAGAATGCGGTTTTCATCTTGGCAGAGAGAGCCCAGGACGCCAGTGTTAAAAAGCGTCATATGGCAATGAGAGGCCTGGGAACCATGGCCTGTGAGCGCCCGGACAAG GTCAGAAAGTATAAGAAAATTGTCCTGGACTTGCTGGTACATGGACTGTATGACCCGGTGAGTTCTGAAGTCATCCATGAGAGCGTGAAGACCCTGACCATCATCCTGGGCAAGATGCAGGGGAAAGGCTTGGGCTCCTTCTTCATAGACATCACACTTCAGGCCCGGACTTTGCTGGATGAC GAGAATGACAGCCTGAGATACTCGGCTTTTGTCTTGTTTGGGCAATTGGCTGCCTTTGCTGGACGGAAATGGAAGAGCTTTTTCACCAGTCAGGTGAAGCAGACTCAAGACTCCCTCCTGACCCATTTACAGGATAGGAATCCCCAGGTTGCCAAG GCTTGCAAAACGACTTTTCGAGCCTGTTCTCCGTATCTGAGACAGAGGAAGGAATACGGCTTCCAGAGTGAAGAGGATCAAAGGAACCCTAAACTCTGCCGGCAGCTGGTGAGTGAGCGAGGGCAGGAGAGATTCTCCCAGGATCCCTGTCCTCGTGTGTTAATGCAGAAGGTGATCAGGCAAACTCCCAGGGAGTTTTCCCCATAA